A genome region from Microcella alkaliphila includes the following:
- a CDS encoding DNA-3-methyladenine glycosylase family protein: protein MTAPATGDRAELIDPEGPFELGAVLFPLRRGTGDPTQHWEGERGGSGPVWRGQLTPDGPATIRMHALGPSASGGIDVRAWGPGADWSLTHARELLGLDDDGWPAFDALLAGLAADGDPAAAALQRLRRRRPGLRLLRTGLVLESAVAAVLEQKVTGVEARRSWLQLIRAHGAEAPGPAPDGMRILPTAEAWRRIPDHEWHRAGTTPARRDTIRRVAAVAPALQRTIAVGRHAGADERLAAGFRSIPGLGGWTLAEIMQRAHGDPDTVSAGDYHLAHGVTHWFTGERGDDAEMMRLLEPYRGHRQRVVRFIEGSGVETPRYGARITIEDHRDR from the coding sequence ATGACCGCACCCGCCACCGGCGACCGCGCCGAGCTCATCGACCCCGAGGGGCCGTTCGAGCTCGGCGCGGTGCTGTTTCCGCTCAGGCGCGGCACCGGCGACCCGACCCAGCACTGGGAGGGCGAGCGCGGCGGCTCCGGCCCCGTCTGGCGCGGTCAGCTGACGCCCGACGGCCCGGCCACGATTCGGATGCACGCCCTCGGCCCCAGCGCCTCCGGCGGCATCGACGTTCGCGCCTGGGGCCCCGGCGCCGACTGGTCGCTCACCCACGCGCGCGAGCTGCTCGGCCTCGACGACGACGGCTGGCCCGCGTTCGACGCGCTGCTGGCCGGGCTCGCCGCCGACGGCGACCCGGCGGCCGCGGCGCTGCAGCGCTTGCGGCGACGGCGGCCCGGGCTGCGGCTGTTGCGCACGGGTCTCGTGCTCGAGTCCGCCGTTGCGGCCGTGCTCGAGCAGAAAGTCACCGGGGTCGAGGCGCGGCGCAGCTGGCTGCAGCTGATCCGCGCACACGGCGCGGAGGCGCCGGGGCCCGCGCCAGACGGGATGCGCATCCTGCCGACGGCGGAGGCGTGGCGGCGCATCCCCGACCACGAGTGGCACCGGGCCGGCACGACCCCCGCCCGCCGCGACACGATTCGCCGGGTCGCCGCCGTCGCCCCCGCCCTGCAGCGCACGATCGCGGTCGGCCGCCATGCCGGGGCAGACGAGCGGCTCGCTGCGGGGTTTCGGTCGATTCCGGGCCTCGGCGGGTGGACGCTCGCCGAGATCATGCAGCGCGCCCACGGCGACCCCGACACCGTGAGCGCCGGTGACTACCACCTCGCCCACGGCGTGACCCACTGGTTCACGGGGGAGCGCGGCGACGACGCCGAGATGATGCGGCTCCTCGAGCCGTACCGTGGTCACCGGCAGCGCGTTGTGCGATTCATCGAAGGAAGCGGCGTTGAGACGCCGCGGTACGGTGCCCGAATCACCATCGAAGACCATCGCGATCGCTGA
- a CDS encoding oxidoreductase has protein sequence MSAQNARVALVTGASSGIGEATVERLLAQGFIVYAGARRIERMSGIEQRGAHTLSLDVTDDASMTDAVAQILQERNRIDVLVNNAGYGSYGSVEEVPLEEARRQFEVNVFGLARLTQLVLPAMRERRSGRIINVSSIGGRIYEPLGAWYHATKFAVEGMSDSLRLEVAPFGIDVTIIQPGPIRTEWNTIARDSMVTVSGKGPYADIARRMRATYEKIDGGRSAGTPEQVAEAIVRAATARTPKTREAVPASAKTIVGARRLLSDRAMDRLMKRVLAGD, from the coding sequence ATGAGCGCCCAGAACGCCCGCGTCGCGCTCGTGACCGGAGCGTCGTCGGGAATCGGTGAGGCGACCGTCGAACGCCTGCTGGCACAGGGATTCATCGTCTACGCGGGAGCCCGCCGCATCGAGCGCATGTCCGGCATCGAGCAACGCGGCGCCCACACGCTGTCTCTCGACGTCACCGACGACGCGAGCATGACGGATGCTGTCGCCCAGATCCTTCAGGAACGCAATCGAATCGACGTGCTCGTCAACAATGCCGGGTATGGCTCGTACGGCTCGGTCGAGGAAGTGCCCCTTGAGGAGGCGCGCCGCCAGTTCGAGGTCAACGTCTTCGGCCTCGCACGCCTCACACAACTCGTGCTACCCGCCATGCGGGAGCGCAGGAGCGGTCGCATCATCAACGTGTCCTCGATCGGCGGTCGGATCTACGAGCCGCTCGGCGCCTGGTACCACGCGACGAAGTTCGCCGTCGAGGGTATGAGCGACTCGCTGCGCCTCGAGGTCGCGCCGTTCGGTATCGACGTCACGATCATTCAGCCGGGTCCCATCCGCACCGAATGGAACACCATCGCGCGCGACAGCATGGTGACCGTGTCGGGCAAGGGCCCGTACGCGGATATCGCGCGTCGCATGCGCGCGACCTACGAGAAGATCGACGGCGGCCGAAGCGCCGGTACTCCGGAGCAGGTCGCGGAGGCGATCGTGCGGGCGGCGACAGCCCGCACACCGAAGACCCGCGAAGCGGTTCCCGCATCGGCCAAGACGATCGTGGGAGCGCGGCGTCTGCTCAGCGACCGAGCCATGGATCGCCTCATGAAGCGGGTACTCGCCGGCGACTGA
- a CDS encoding DUF4190 domain-containing protein, with amino-acid sequence MTDAPPPAYSQPAQPAVNPGQTLGIVALILAFVAPLVGLILGVVALNQSKKVGMKNGLAVASIWLGAIFTVFWTILTIVAIVLPILFVGSIEGVTTFAP; translated from the coding sequence ATGACCGACGCACCCCCTCCCGCCTACTCGCAGCCCGCGCAGCCGGCCGTGAACCCCGGCCAGACGCTCGGCATCGTCGCGCTGATTCTTGCTTTCGTCGCCCCGCTCGTCGGGCTCATTCTTGGCGTCGTTGCCCTCAACCAATCAAAGAAGGTTGGCATGAAGAACGGTCTCGCCGTCGCTTCGATTTGGCTGGGCGCGATCTTCACGGTCTTCTGGACGATCTTGACGATTGTCGCCATAGTGTTGCCGATCCTGTTCGTTGGCTCGATCGAAGGTGTGACGACCTTCGCTCCCTGA
- a CDS encoding acyl-CoA thioesterase, protein MFFRLVWLSIRARFGERIQPTDVARTTFRVWPTDLDVLMHMNNGVYLSIMDLGRIDLMARSGAWPRLQKLGYYPVVVSSTITYRRSLEPWQKFIVESAIIGLDDKAGYVEQRFVRDGEVYARAIVKARFLKKSGGTVPMDELAELFGLDPADHPLPEWVHEWSTRAALPTRREPAPSTWEI, encoded by the coding sequence ATGTTCTTCCGCCTCGTCTGGCTGAGCATCCGCGCCCGATTCGGCGAGCGCATCCAGCCGACCGACGTCGCCCGCACCACCTTCCGCGTCTGGCCCACCGACCTCGACGTGCTCATGCACATGAACAACGGCGTGTACCTGTCGATCATGGACCTCGGGCGCATCGACCTCATGGCGCGCTCGGGCGCGTGGCCGCGGCTGCAGAAGCTCGGCTACTACCCGGTCGTCGTCTCGTCGACGATCACCTACCGGCGCTCGCTCGAGCCGTGGCAGAAGTTCATCGTCGAGTCGGCCATCATCGGCCTCGACGACAAGGCTGGCTACGTCGAGCAGCGCTTCGTGCGCGACGGCGAGGTCTACGCCCGCGCGATCGTGAAGGCGCGCTTCCTGAAGAAGTCGGGTGGCACCGTGCCCATGGACGAGCTCGCCGAACTGTTCGGCCTCGACCCGGCCGACCACCCGCTGCCCGAGTGGGTGCACGAGTGGAGCACGCGCGCAGCGCTGCCCACCCGCCGCGAGCCCGCGCCCAGCACCTGGGAAATCTGA
- a CDS encoding YidH family protein produces the protein MSTDDRRPHSVYSVGEDPDPQVSLANERTALSWMRTSLALVAAGVALATLVSFGELPALLLIIAAVSSLAGAVLAGWSLAHWRAGERALRLGRPIPKPSALPWLTAGTVAVALLLAAFVAFEAIERAG, from the coding sequence GTGAGCACCGACGACCGCCGCCCGCACTCCGTCTACTCGGTGGGGGAGGACCCCGACCCGCAGGTGTCGCTCGCCAATGAGCGCACCGCCCTGTCGTGGATGCGCACCTCCCTCGCCCTCGTCGCCGCCGGCGTCGCGCTCGCGACGCTGGTGAGTTTCGGCGAGCTTCCCGCGCTGCTCTTGATCATCGCCGCCGTGTCGAGCCTCGCCGGCGCCGTGCTCGCGGGTTGGTCGCTTGCCCACTGGCGCGCTGGCGAGCGGGCCCTGCGCCTCGGCCGACCCATCCCGAAGCCGTCCGCATTGCCGTGGTTGACCGCCGGCACGGTCGCCGTGGCGCTCCTGCTCGCCGCCTTCGTCGCGTTTGAGGCGATCGAACGGGCGGGATGA
- a CDS encoding 6-phosphofructokinase, with translation MRIGMLTSGGDAPGLNAVIRGAVLTGTTVHEHEYVGFRDGWKGLVENDTMTLGRHEVKGISKQGGTILGTSRTNPFEGRGGVDRINEVMDVNGLDALIAIGGEGTLAAAKRLTDAGVRIVGVPKTVDNDLDATDYTFGFDTAVGIATEAMDRLRTTGDAHNRCMVAEVMGRHVGWIALHSGMAAGAHAILIPEQRTSMDQLTEWVQSAYNRGRAPLVVVAEGFTLEGDDEPHNDRGLDAFGRPRLGGIGERLAPLIEARTGIETRATTLGHIQRGGTPSAYDRVLATRLGMAAVRAVNGHRWGQMVALRGTDIVFVPFEAALGSLKTVPQERYDEAALLFG, from the coding sequence ATGCGTATCGGAATGCTGACCTCCGGCGGCGACGCCCCGGGGCTAAACGCCGTCATCCGCGGAGCGGTGCTGACCGGCACGACCGTGCACGAGCACGAGTACGTGGGGTTCCGTGACGGCTGGAAGGGTCTCGTCGAGAACGACACGATGACCCTCGGTCGGCACGAGGTGAAGGGCATCTCGAAGCAGGGCGGCACCATCCTCGGTACCAGCCGCACGAACCCCTTCGAGGGGCGCGGCGGCGTCGACCGCATCAACGAAGTCATGGACGTCAACGGCCTGGATGCTCTCATCGCTATTGGCGGTGAGGGCACGCTGGCCGCGGCCAAGCGTCTGACGGACGCGGGCGTGCGCATCGTCGGCGTTCCGAAGACCGTCGACAATGACTTGGACGCGACGGACTACACGTTCGGCTTCGACACGGCCGTCGGCATCGCGACGGAGGCGATGGACCGCCTGCGCACGACGGGCGACGCCCACAACCGCTGCATGGTCGCCGAGGTCATGGGTCGGCACGTCGGCTGGATCGCCCTGCACTCGGGCATGGCCGCCGGCGCGCACGCGATTCTGATTCCCGAGCAGCGCACCTCGATGGACCAGCTGACCGAGTGGGTGCAAAGCGCCTACAACCGCGGCCGCGCCCCGCTCGTGGTCGTCGCCGAGGGCTTCACCCTCGAGGGTGACGACGAACCGCACAACGACCGCGGCCTCGACGCGTTCGGCCGGCCCCGCCTCGGCGGTATCGGCGAGCGCCTCGCCCCGCTGATCGAGGCCCGCACGGGCATCGAGACGCGCGCGACGACGCTCGGCCACATTCAGCGCGGCGGCACCCCGAGTGCGTACGACCGCGTGCTCGCGACCCGGCTCGGCATGGCCGCGGTGCGCGCCGTCAACGGGCACCGGTGGGGCCAGATGGTCGCCCTGCGCGGCACTGACATCGTCTTCGTTCCGTTCGAGGCTGCCCTCGGCTCGCTCAAGACCGTGCCGCAGGAGCGCTACGACGAGGCCGCACTGCTTTTCGGCTGA
- a CDS encoding phage holin family protein, translating to MTDPLSTPPVPPREARRSIGALLADLPRIVTELIQAEIASLKAEVSSKLKSAGIGAGLLVGAGVFAFFATLVLLAAAVLGLATVLPAWAAALIVGGAILLLAGILAGIGIAQLKRGLPPTPTETMESIAEDIRIVRGESKGSS from the coding sequence ATGACGGATCCGTTGTCGACACCGCCTGTGCCGCCCCGTGAAGCCCGGCGCTCGATCGGCGCGCTGCTTGCCGACCTGCCCCGCATCGTGACCGAGCTCATCCAGGCCGAGATTGCGTCGCTCAAGGCCGAGGTCTCGAGCAAGCTGAAGTCGGCCGGCATCGGCGCAGGGTTGCTCGTCGGCGCAGGCGTCTTCGCGTTCTTCGCCACACTCGTGCTTCTGGCCGCCGCCGTGCTGGGGCTCGCCACCGTACTGCCCGCCTGGGCGGCAGCGCTCATCGTGGGGGGCGCCATTCTGCTGCTCGCCGGCATTCTCGCCGGAATCGGCATTGCTCAGCTGAAGCGCGGGCTGCCGCCGACGCCGACAGAGACGATGGAAAGCATCGCCGAAGACATTCGTATCGTGCGCGGAGAGTCGAAAGGATCATCGTGA
- the putP gene encoding sodium/proline symporter PutP: MSDEIFQIGAIVLYFAAMIAIGLYAYKRTESHEDYMLAGRKLPPWVAALSAGASDMSGWIMLGLPGAIYVSGLIEGWIAVGLTIGAYLNWKFVAPRLRAYTERSRNSITVPSFFENRLRDTSRVLRIASGLVILVFFTFYVASMMVAGGVFFEQSFGSTYLTGMLIVAGVTLVYTLFGGFLGASLTDVVQGTLMMLALLILPVAAVVAIGGLGPTFEELGTVAPDHLSLLGGAALTGATVVSVISALAWGLGYFGQPHIIVRFMAMKNVASAKPARRIGMTWMIVSLLGAIAGGLTGLAFVSSRGIELGDPETVMLLLAQTLFHPLVAGLVLAAVLAAIMSTVSSQLIVCSSVLVEDLYKVVARKDPSKTFLVTMGRACVLAVAGVGILLAMNPGGTILELVGFAWAGFGASFGPIILLSLFWRKLTNWGALAGMVAGAATVFIWDAAGFALYEIIPGFVMNLIVSVAVSLATFRDNADVTEEFDDTVAMTASVPTVKAESS, encoded by the coding sequence ATGTCCGACGAGATTTTTCAGATTGGCGCGATCGTTTTGTACTTCGCGGCCATGATTGCGATCGGTTTATACGCCTACAAGAGAACCGAATCGCACGAGGATTACATGCTGGCGGGGCGCAAGCTTCCGCCGTGGGTGGCCGCTTTGAGTGCCGGAGCCTCAGATATGTCGGGCTGGATCATGCTCGGCCTACCGGGCGCGATTTACGTCTCCGGTTTGATCGAAGGCTGGATCGCGGTCGGCCTCACCATCGGCGCCTACCTCAACTGGAAGTTCGTCGCTCCGCGCCTGAGGGCGTACACCGAACGCTCGCGTAACTCGATCACGGTGCCGAGCTTCTTCGAGAATCGCCTGCGCGATACGAGCCGCGTGCTGCGCATCGCCTCGGGTCTCGTGATCCTCGTCTTCTTCACCTTCTACGTGGCCTCGATGATGGTGGCGGGTGGCGTGTTCTTCGAGCAGTCCTTCGGCTCGACCTACCTCACAGGCATGCTGATTGTCGCGGGCGTCACGCTCGTCTACACACTGTTTGGCGGCTTTCTCGGCGCCTCGCTCACCGACGTCGTACAGGGCACGCTCATGATGCTGGCGCTGCTGATCCTGCCCGTGGCGGCGGTGGTCGCCATCGGTGGTTTGGGTCCGACTTTCGAGGAGCTGGGCACCGTCGCGCCCGACCACCTGTCACTGCTTGGTGGTGCGGCCCTCACCGGTGCCACCGTGGTCAGCGTCATCTCAGCCCTCGCCTGGGGCCTCGGTTACTTCGGGCAGCCGCACATCATCGTGCGCTTCATGGCCATGAAGAACGTCGCCTCCGCCAAGCCTGCACGCCGCATCGGCATGACCTGGATGATCGTGTCGCTGCTGGGCGCTATCGCTGGTGGGCTGACCGGCCTCGCGTTCGTCTCGAGCCGCGGCATCGAGCTCGGCGACCCCGAGACCGTCATGCTGCTGCTGGCGCAGACCCTGTTCCACCCGCTGGTCGCAGGCCTCGTGCTCGCCGCGGTTCTCGCAGCGATCATGAGCACCGTTTCAAGTCAGTTGATCGTCTGCTCGTCGGTGCTCGTCGAGGACCTCTACAAGGTCGTGGCACGAAAGGATCCGTCGAAGACGTTCCTCGTCACGATGGGTCGGGCCTGCGTGCTTGCGGTCGCCGGCGTCGGAATCCTGCTCGCGATGAACCCTGGTGGCACGATCCTCGAGTTGGTCGGCTTTGCGTGGGCAGGTTTCGGCGCTTCGTTTGGCCCCATCATTCTCTTGTCGCTGTTCTGGCGCAAACTCACCAATTGGGGAGCACTCGCGGGAATGGTCGCCGGTGCGGCCACCGTCTTCATCTGGGATGCGGCGGGCTTCGCCCTGTACGAGATCATTCCAGGTTTCGTCATGAACCTGATCGTCTCCGTCGCCGTCAGCCTCGCGACCTTCCGCGACAACGCGGACGTCACGGAGGAGTTCGACGACACGGTCGCTATGACGGCGTCTGTGCCGACGGTCAAGGCCGAATCGAGCTGA
- a CDS encoding uroporphyrinogen-III synthase has protein sequence MSSLRDGTTIERTPTAALPVIKPLLGWRVLVPRGGKWGDGIAAQLRSFGAQPVIAPLINFARPEDPALLTAALGRLRDGHYDWLLVTSATTVDVLVGHGVRPPESTRIAAVGETTAQALQLAGYRVDFVPSDHSARGLLKEWPGGSGLRALLPQSEIAEQVLLQGLLERGVDAEFVAAYRTVGVGAPPEVIADVAGRRIRAILVSSGSVARQIAAQFSPLPSEAVVVCIGPRTAFDARAAGLTVHRIAEERSSASLVRALAEFAIDPHDAHPPMVS, from the coding sequence ATGTCTTCACTTCGCGACGGGACCACCATCGAGCGCACGCCGACCGCTGCGCTGCCCGTCATTAAGCCCCTCCTCGGCTGGCGCGTGCTTGTGCCGCGCGGCGGCAAATGGGGCGACGGCATCGCCGCCCAGCTGCGATCGTTCGGGGCACAACCGGTCATCGCGCCGCTCATCAACTTCGCTCGCCCGGAGGACCCGGCGTTGCTGACCGCCGCGCTGGGTCGCCTGCGCGACGGTCACTACGACTGGTTGCTCGTCACCAGCGCCACCACAGTCGACGTGCTCGTCGGCCACGGCGTTCGTCCGCCCGAGTCGACCCGAATCGCCGCGGTCGGCGAAACCACCGCCCAGGCGCTTCAGCTTGCGGGCTATCGAGTCGACTTCGTGCCGAGCGACCATTCCGCGCGGGGGCTCCTCAAGGAGTGGCCCGGCGGCTCAGGCCTCCGTGCACTCTTGCCCCAGTCCGAGATCGCGGAGCAGGTACTGTTGCAGGGTCTGCTCGAACGCGGCGTCGATGCCGAGTTCGTCGCCGCCTACCGCACGGTCGGCGTGGGCGCTCCGCCCGAGGTCATTGCCGATGTGGCCGGTCGGCGCATCCGCGCGATCCTCGTCAGTTCCGGCAGCGTGGCCCGTCAGATCGCGGCACAGTTCAGCCCGCTGCCGAGCGAGGCTGTTGTTGTCTGCATCGGCCCGCGCACCGCGTTCGACGCGCGCGCCGCCGGTCTCACGGTTCACCGCATCGCGGAAGAGCGCTCGAGTGCATCGCTCGTGCGCGCTCTCGCAGAATTCGCGATCGATCCCCACGATGCGCACCCGCCGATGGTCAGCTAG